Proteins from a genomic interval of Trichoderma breve strain T069 chromosome 2, whole genome shotgun sequence:
- a CDS encoding proteasome/cyclosome repeat domain-containing protein has translation MPGLVSATGVLAFLADEEPELRVFALQTLNDDIDTVWTEVAGSLSQIEALYEDESFSERQLAALVLAKVYYHLQAYNDSMVFALAAGDLFKIDAPGEFEETIISKCVDQYIAATSAKHAVPKAAKPSDLPELSTTFASSTEGAVMSPTTPFSHTTLPPKSLLSRASIDNTILDATFQPVTKQGRSGSITQLPNNAAEASLQRIIDRLFESCLKQGRYRQVVGIAVEAKNLDILRRVIKRASEDEKLSKVKGPEGQPGPAEELMEYILGICMDIVQERAFRTEILRLILDLLSEIPNPDYFAIARCVVYLNTDEEASRMLRSLVDKGDRTAIANAYQIAFDLYDNGTQEFLGKVLSSLPSGEPPKKEEAESGDKAEESESLLENQQAAPEDELPEDVAKVYRNIRSILDGSKTIRLNLEFLYRNNHTDLSILNKVRDSLEGRNSIFHTAVTFCNAFMNQGTTNDKFFRDNLEWLGKAVNWSKFTATAALGVIHRGNLSQSRKLLEPYLPKQGGLSNGSIFSQGGALYAYGLIHANHGAGALEYLKMQFGQAEEEVVQHGGALGLGIAGMGTGDSEIFEKLKEVLFQDSALNGEAVGLAMGLIMLGTGNVKALEDMITYAHETTHEKIVRGVAIGMALIMYGRQEGADVLIEGLLNDPDPTLRYGGIMTVALAYCGTGSNKAIRKLLHTAVSDVNDDVRRIAVMSLGFILFRKPGSVPRMVELLSESYNPHVRYGSAMALGISCAGTGLDEAIDLLEPMMKDPTDFVRQGALISLAMIMVQQNEVMNPKVASIRKTLKKVVGDRHEDAMTKFGAALALGIIDAGGRNCTIGLQTQTGNLNMAGIVGMAVFTQYWYWFPFTHFLSLSFSPTSIIGLDHDLEMPDFKFHCATRQSLFDYPPEQEIKTEEGPALIATAILSTTAQAKRRAQKKERAQRHESMDIDSAPVKSGDKMEVDDDKVKEEGKDKKESDDKEAASTDSKKKPEKEKVGYELENMSRVLPGQLKYISFPAGRYKPVKKPTGGPLLLDDTQPDEAKALLEEKLKKVTTERAPVAGQTLDSGRGLSGVNPVMEQLLRSQGRSPFGLVDPQTPGGADIGSGAAAAAGVLTAVDEDGEGDEEATVPNAFDYFSDGEDEEE, from the exons ATGCCTGGCTTGGTGTCGGCAACAGGCGTGCTCGCCTTCCTGGCCGACGAGGAGCCCGAGCTCCGAGTCTTCGCCCTGCAGACGCTCAACGACGACATCGACACCGTCTGGACCGAGGTCGCCGGCAGCTTGAGCCAGAT CGAGGCCCTCTACGAGGACGAGTCCTTCTCCGAACGCCAGCTGGCTGCCCTTGTGCTTGCCAAGGTCTACTACCATTTGCAGGCCTACAATGACAGCATGGTCTTCGCCCTGGCTGCGGGGGACCTGTTCAAGATCGATGCCCCCGGCGAGTTCGAGGAGaccatcatctccaaatGCGTGGACCAGTACATTGCCGCCACCTCGGCCAAGCATGCCGTTCCCAAGGCTGCTAAACCCTCCGACCTGCCTGAGCTGTCCACAACCTTTGCCAGCTCAACCGAAGGCGCCGTCATGTCCCCCACGACTCCCTTCTCTCACACCACCCTGCCACCCAAGTCTCTACTTTCCCGCGCCTCCATCGACAATACCATACTAGATGCCACTTTCCAGCCTGTGACAAAGCAAGGTCGCTCGGGCTCCATCACCCAGCTGCCCAACAACGCAGCTGAAGCCTCTCTGCAGAGGATCATTGATCGCCTGTTTGAGAGCTGCTTGAAACAAGGCCGGTACAGGCAAGTGGTCGGTATCGccgtcgaggccaagaaTCTCGACATCCTCAGGAGAGTCATCAAGCGTGCCAGCGAGGATGAGAAGCTATCCAAGGTCAAGGGGCCAGAGGGACAGCCAGGGCCCGCCGAGGAGCTGATGGAATACATACTGGGCATCTGCATGGACATCGTCCAAGAGAGGGCCTTCCGCACTGAGATTCTGCGGTTGATTCTCGATCTTCTAAGCGAAATTCCGAACCCCGACTACTTTGCCATTGCGAGATGTGTCGTCTACCTCAACACCGACGAGGAGGCTTCTCGCATGCTGCGCAGTCTCGTTGACAAGGGCGATCGTACCGCTATTGCCAACGCATACCAGATCGCCTTTGATCTGTATGACAATGGCACCCAAGAATTCCTGGGCAAGGTCctgtcttctctcccttcagGAGAACCGccaaagaaggaagaggccGAGAGCGGCGACAAGGCCGAAGAGAGCGAGTCGCTGCTAGAGAACCAGCAGGCTGCGCCCGAAGATGAGCTCCCGGAAGACGTGGCCAAGGTCTACCGCAACATCCGATCCATCCTCGACGGCTCCAAGACTATTCGTCTCAACCTCGAATTCCTCTACCGCAATAACCACACTGATCTGagcatcctcaacaaggTCCGAGATAGCCTTGAGGGCCGCAACTCCATCTTCCACACTGCCGTCACCTTTTGCAACGCCTTCATGAACCAGGGCACAACAAACGACAAGTTCTTCCGGGACAACCTCGAGTGGCTCGGAAAGGCAGTCAACTGGTCCAAGTTCACCGCCACCGCTGCCCTCGGTGTCATCCACCGTGGCAACCTGTCTCAGTCACGAAAGCTTCTTGAGCCATATCTGCCCAAGCAAGGTGGTCTTAGCAATGGTTCCATCTTTAGCCAGGGAGGAGCTCTGTATGCCTACGGCCTCATTCACGCCAACCACGGTGCCGGTGCTCTGGAATACCTCAAGATGCAATTTGGCCAGGCTGAAGAGGAGGTTGTTCAGCACGGTGGCGCTCTGGGCTTGGGTATTGCCGGTATGGGTACCGGCGACAGCGAAATcttcgagaagctcaaggaggtCCTCTTCCAAGACTCTGCCCTCAATGGTGAGGCAGTTGGATTGGCCATGGGTCTCATCATGCTTGGCACTGGAAACGTCAAGGCTCTCGAGGACATGATCACCTATGCTCACGAGACAACTCACGAGAAGATTGTCCGCGGTGTCGCTATCGGCATGGCGCTGATCATGTACGGTCGCCAGGAAGGCGCTGACGTGTTGATTGAGGGCCTGCTCAATGACCCGGATCCCACTCTGCGATATGGTGGTATCATGACCGTTGCCTTGGCCTACTGCGGCACAGGCAGCAACAAGGCTATCCGCAAGCTGCTTCACACTGCCGTCAGCGATGTCAACGACGACGTTCGCCGAATTGCCGTCATGAGCTTGGGTTTCATCCTCTTCCGTAAGCCCGGCAGCGTTCCCCGCATGGTCGAGCTGCTGTCCGAGTCCTACAACCCTCACGTCCGATATGGTTCCGCCATGGCGCTGGGTATCTCTTGTGCCGGTACTGGCCttgacgaggccatcgaTCTCCTCGAGCCCATGATGAAGGATCCCACCGACTTTGTTCGACAGGGTGCCCTCATTTCCCTGGCCATGATTATGGTTCAACAGAACGAGGTTATGAACCCCAAGGTGGCTTCCATTCGAAAGACGCTCAAGAAGGTGGTTGGTGATCGCCACGAGGATGCCATGACCAAGTTTGGTGCCGCCCTTGCTCTGGGTATCATTGATGCAGGCGGCCGCAACTGCACCATCGGTCTGCAGACTCAGACCGGCAACCTCAACATGGCTGGCATTGTCGGTATGGCAGTCTTCACCCAATACTGGTACTGGTTCCCCTTTACCCACTTCCTGTCCCTGAGCTTCTCGCCCACTTCTATCATCGGCCTGGACCACGACCTGGAGATGCCAGACTTCAAGTTCCACTGCGCCACCCGCCAGAGCCTCTTTGATTATCCCCCCGAGCAAGAGATTAAGACCGAGGAGGGCCCGGCTCTTATTGCGACGGCCATCCTGTCGACCACAGCTCAGGCCAAGAGAAGAGCTCAGAAAAAGGAGCGGGCTCAGCGTCACGAAAGCATGGACATTGATAGTGCCCCCGTAAAGAGCGGAGACAAGATGGAAGTGGACGatgacaaggtcaaggaggagggcaaggacaagaaggagtcTGACGATAAGGAGGCAGCTTCTACCGactccaagaagaagcccgagaaggaaaaggtcGGATACGAGTTGGAGAACATGAGCAGAGTCCTGCCTGGCCAGCTCAAGTACATCAGCTTCCCAGCCGGCCGATACAAGCCAGTCAAGAAG CCAACCGGTGGCCCTCTTCTGCTTGACGACACTCAGCCtgatgaagccaaagcccTTCTGgaggagaagttgaagaaggtTACTACTGAGCGTGCCCCTGTGGCTGGACAGACCCTTG ATTCCGGTAGAGGTCTCTCTGGCGTCAACCCCGTcatggagcagctgctgcgcAGCCAGGGACGATCTCCCTTTGGCCTCGTCGACCCTCAGACTCCCGGAGGCGCTGACATTGGCTCgggcgcagcagcagccgccggaGTGCTTACAGCggtggatgaggatggcgagggaGACGAAGAGGCCACTGTGCCCAACGCGTTTGACTACTTTTccgatggagaggatgaggaggagtAA
- a CDS encoding permease family domain-containing protein: MDEGTGPTTITPETAPRWSLSRRLRSLRRAFTTRDGLLGDYNYGVLFRPNLPFMSKGSGGGKSPFFGLNDRMPVFLGLLLGLQHALAMLAGIITPPLILSGPGGANLSTEQQQYLVSTALIVSGILSSIQITRFHIYKTPYYLGTGLISVVGISFSIIPVAQGALSQMYVNGFCPSDAAGNPLACPRGYGALLGTCAVCALLEMLLSFIPPRILLRMFPPIVTGPTVMLIGINLIKSGFQDWMGGSGCTTQALCPGAGAPHALPWGSAEFLGLGFSVFVTIIICERFGSPIMKSTSVIIGLLVGCIIAAACGYFDRSGIDSAPVASFIWVHTFPLSVYGPLVLPVLAVFIVCLTESIGDITATCDVSHLEVEGMIYESRIQGGVLADGLNGCLSALMTMTPMSTFAQNNGVIALTRCANRKAGYACCFFLLVMGIFAKFAAALVAIPSSVLGGMTTFLFTSVAVSGIAIISRGVPFTRRNRFILTAGLALGYGATLVPNYFDKIFTYKGDNKSLSGFLDAIVLVMETGFAVTAAVSMILNLLIEEEMEDDISADGDDDVDAVRNVSSFPVKKYEQNNDSDEIRDIGEGGSNTTRGEKQA; the protein is encoded by the exons atggaTGAAGGCACCGGACCTACGACCATCACCCCCGAAACTGCGCCCCGGTGGTCTCTTAGCCGTCGACTTCGGTCCCTCCGTCGAGCCTTTACAACTCGCGATGGCCTTCTTGGCGACTACAACTATGGCGTCCTGTTCCGGCCCAATCTCCCATTCATGTCCAAGGGCTCAGGGGGTGGAAAGAGCCCGTTCTTTGGCCTCAATGATCGCATGCCCGTGTTCCTGGGTCTGCTACTAGGGCTACAGCATGCGTTGGCCATGTTGGCTGGCATCATCACGCCGCCGTTGATTCTGTCCGGTCCAGGCGGAGCCAACTTGTCGACTGAACAGCAACAGTACCTGGTTTCCACGGCGCTGATTGTATCCGGAATCTTGTCAAGCATTCAAATCACGAGGTTCCACATCTACAAGACTCC CTACTATCTCGGAACTGGACTTATATCCGTCGTGGGtatcagcttcagcatcattCCCGTTGCCCAAGGAGCTCTCTCTCAGATGTATGTCAATGGATTTTGTCCCTCAGACGCCGCCGGTAATCCTCTGGCCTGCCCTCGTGGGTACGGTGCTCTACTGGGAACTTGTGCCGTCTGCGCCTTACTCGAAATGCTACTGTCCTTTATCCCGCCTCGCATCCTGCTCCGAATGTTCCCCCCCATCGTTACGGGTCCGACAGTCATGCTTATTGGCATCAACCTCATAAAAAGCGGCTTCCAGGACTGGATGGGAGGAAGTGGCTGTACAACCCAAGCTCTGTGTCCTGGCGCTGGCGCACCACATGCTCTACCTTGGGGTTCCGCCGAGTTCCTTGGCTTGGGTTTCAGTGTCTTCGTCACAATTATCATATGTGAGCGCTTCGGATCTCCCATTATGAAGTCGACGTCTGTTATTATCGGCCTATTGGTGGGATGTATCATTGCCGCTGCCTGTGGCTATTTCGACCGATCCGGCATCGACTCTGCCCCAGTCGCCTCCTTCATCTGGGTACATACATTTCCCCTGTCTGTCTATGGACCGCTGGTGCTTCCAGTGCTTGCCGTCTTTATCGTCTGTCTTACCGAGTCCATCGGAGACATCACCGCCACTTGTGATGTTTCTCATCTTGAGGTCGAAGGCATGATCTACGAGTCTCGTATCCAGGGAGGAGTCCTCGCGGACGGCCTTAACGGCTGTCTCTCAGCCCTCATGACCATGACGCCGATGAGCACCTTTGCCCAGAATAACGGTGTCATTGCGCTTACCCGCTGCGCCAACCGCAAGGCCGGATACGCCtgttgcttcttcctccttgtGATGGGCATCTTTGCCAAGTTCGCTGCCGCTCTCGTCGCTATCCCGTCTTCGGTCCTTGGCGGCATGACGACCTTTCTCTTCACCTCTGTTGCTGTCTCTGGtatcgccatcatctcgcgCGGCGTGCCATTTACGCGCAGGAATCGTTTCATTCTCACTGCCGGCCTGGCTCTCGGCTACGGAGCGACTCTGGTGCCCAATTACTTCGATAAAATCTTTACCTACAAGGGAGACAATAAGTCACTCAGCGGCTTCCTCGATGCTATTGTTCTCGTTATGGAGACTGGTTTCGCTGTTACAGCGGCGGTGAGCATGATTTTGAACTTGTtgattgaggaggagatggaggatgaTATTAGTgcggatggcgatgacgatgtggaCGCAGTTCGCAACGTCAGTTCGTTTCCTGTGAAGAAGTATGAGCAGAACAACGACAGCGATGAGATTCGGGATATAGGTGAGGGCGGCTCAAACAcaacaagaggagagaagcagGCCTAA
- a CDS encoding mRNA capping enzyme, beta chain domain-containing protein yields MDLRSVLNTSDNNGDRAPARPPPAAQQQPQQQQQRQQQEQQQQPRHAPSPAQYTPGEYSQQQPPPQASPAEQPAMHDYPHPHQQQQQPHPHRHAYPQPQSHHYPQPQQQQPPHQQHAQQLQQHQQAHQQQAHQQQLHTHQQHVQQMQQQQQQRPSNAYPATSPFQAPGHYQSQSRSTSRSNSGPVIASPYRPSPTSSTTPGGSAGYPFPTQQQQPPDMVSPIQRQYPSQYQDPRRDSYPQQSPQLATYQQQQQQRQQQEQQMRQYMPPQQHQRQQSQPPTPLQQPLQQQQQSHAGPHQPQPHPSPVRASSASSSLQYPQHSPTATQQHYGPYARGSPVPAAQPPPADYSRHPSNSQPPTPLGPPGSASGVRQPSTAFAQPPSPYQQRMSVSSITGAPAPAHAHAHAHSHSLSHPPLQPQPQAQLQSPSPSQSQSQTQSTRHQQHQPQGQPQPQAQAPAPLSSRPPQPQAQQQQPPPQPSQPHSHAQSQAQARPPSAQSSIPTEAPAKTPTQTPTQIPAQAQAPPQPQVQAQTQPSPKPAPPPPATPAHRLSSHSSHGSSPVTESTQHPRSQQGREQSLSVSPKTRLGSIPSNPDATPASADRAARSSLSAHPMAIDSDRAVTPAKRKLEDLNMSPGELEYKESKPPPGEVNGGYAERIQKSASPILPRKRRARRSQPPIWALSVHTLGRKLPSNVNFVLQKRIHSHINTALNGKHEPAVKNEHPSRQPSPEAKRNQQASVSQQPASAEPDPQDILGPWEASIAGVKPIEELSKNVADFLFVNVVSNQDIQEITSRGIQFEIEAKLGTLIDKDTNQRVDRFVATECILDDNGRVAFRSSMTEAHHKSFNDYLNNVVIQTDPRNPNGGAKRVPVIYKHRREIDRFYDLPPEMHGHLPGCVRARLGSRSRNVRVRVTYDQKTNQTLNKIIKARVADIDLHMPMAPMDCRISINLEMNWDGSVEELEQLSANKSDRQPDRNKDRLSYKQGHYQIDLTQVTHAVNGPGNTQRMDKEHELEIELNHLALLDQGRRAMSGAPHRYQELVEGFVDNVRLLARKAKEFAPRP; encoded by the exons ATGGATCTCCGGTCGGTTCTTAACACGTCCGACAACAATGGCGACCGCGCTCCCGCAAGGCCACCGCCGGccgctcagcagcagcctcaacagcaacagcaacgtCAGCAGcaggaacagcagcagcagcctcgtcatGCTCCCAGCCCGGCCCAGTACACTCCGGGCGAGTattcgcagcagcagccgccgcctcaagcatcgccagccgAGCAGCCTGCGATGCACGACTATCCGCACCCtcaccaacagcaacagcagcctcacCCGCATCGACATGCTTACCCTCAGCCTCAATCTCACCATTAccctcagccgcagcaacagcagccgccgcatcaacagcatgcacagcagctccagcaacaccagcaggcacaccagcagcaagcacatcagcagcagctacacACACATCAGCAACATGTACAAcaaatgcagcagcagcagcagcagcgtccTTCCAACGCCTATCCTGCGACGTCGCCCTTCCAGGCCCCGGGCCACTATCAATCCCAATCCCGATCTAC CTCGAGGTCCAACTCTGGCCCCGTGATAGCGTCACCCTACCGGCCGTCACCGACCTCGTCCACGACGCCTGGAGGCAGTGCGGGCTATCCATTCCCtacgcagcagcagcagcctccggACATGGTCAGCCCAATCCAGCGGCAGTATCCGAGCCAATACCAGGACCCAAGACGAGACAGCTATCCGCAGCAGAGCCCACAACTGGCCAcgtaccagcagcagcagcagcagcgacagcaacAGGAACAGCAAATGCGTCAGTACATGCCaccacagcagcatcagcggcAACAATCACAACCGCCAACACCATTGCAACAGCCAttgcaacagcagcagcaatcacACGCCGGGCCTCatcagcctcaacctcatccaTCGCCTGTCAGGGCGAGCAGCGCGTCCTCTTCGCTCCAGTACCCCCAGCACTCACCGACAGCGACTCAGCAGCACTATGGGCCCTACGCACGGGGCAGCCCAGTCCCTGCAGCGCAGCCTCCACCTGCGGATTACAGCCGCCACCCTTCTAATTCGCAGCCGCCAACCCCTTTGGGCCCTCCTGGCAGTGCTAGCGGCGTGCGGCAGCCCTCGACAGCTTTTGCTCAACCGCCAAGCCCGTACCAGCAGCGCATGTCTGTGTCTTCCATAACGGgcgctccagctccggcacatgcacacgcacacgcacaTTCGCACTCGCTCTCCCACCCGCCATTGCAGCCCCAGCCACAGGCACAATTGCAATCGCCGTCGCCCTCACAGTCACAGTCTCAGACCCAGAGTActcggcatcagcagcatcagcctcagGGACAGCCCCAGCCCCAGGCACAGGCACCGGCTCCGCTGAGCTCCCGGCCGCCGCAGCCTCAggcacaacaacaacaaccaccaccacagccaTCACAACCACATTCACACGCTCAATCACAGGCACAGGCTCGTCCACCTTCTGCGCAATCCTCAATCCCGACTGAGGCTCCGGCCAAGACCCCGACCCAGACCCCGACTCAGATCCCGGCGCAGGCACAGGCtccgcctcagcctcaggtTCAGGCACAAACTCAGCCGTCGCCAAAaccagcgccgccgccacctgCAACCCCTGCCCATCGCCTGTCCTCGCACTCCTCCCACGGCTCCTCGCCCGTTACAGAGTCGACCCAGCATCCACGATCCCAACAGGGCCGAGAGCAGAGTCTGTCCGTTAGTCCCAAGACCAGGCTCGGCTCCATCCCTAGCAATCCCGACGCTACCCCGGCCTCGGCGGACCGAGCCGCGAGATCTTCTCTCAGCGCCCATCCCATGGCGATCGATTCAGACCGAGCGGTAACGCCTGCAAAGCGCAAGCTGGAGGATCTTAACATGAGCCCTGGTGAATTGGAGTATAAGGAATCGAAGCCACCTCCGGGCGAGGTCAACGGCGGCTACGCAGAACGCATCCAAAAGTCGGCGTCTCCTATCCTGCCCAGGAAAAGGCGGGCAAGGCGCTCCCAGCCGCCAATCTGGGCCCTGAGCGTTCACACTCTGGGTAGGAAGCTACCATCCAACGTCAATTTTGTTCTCCAGAAGCGAATTCACTCCCACATAAACACGGCCCTCAATGGCAAGCACGAGCCTGCCGTCAAGAACGAGCACCCTAGCCGCCAGCCTTCGCCggaagcaaagagaaatcAACAAGCCAGTGtcagccagcagccagccagtgCTGAACCTGACCCCCAAGACATATTAGGTCCGTGGGAAGCCAGCATCGCCGGTGTTAAGCCCATTGAGGAGCTGTCCAAGAACGTGGCCGATTTTCTCTTCGTCAACGTCGTTAGCAACCAGGACATACAAGAAATTACAAGCAGGGGAATCCAGTTTGAGATCGAAGCTAAGCTGGGCACGCTCATCGACAAGGATACAAACCAGCGCGTGGACCGGTTTGTTGCTACTGAATGCATCCTTGACGACAACGGGCGGGTTGCATTCAGGAGTAGCATGACTGAG GCACATCACAAATCATTCAACGACTACCTCAACAACGTCGTCATACAGACAGACCCCCGAAACCCCAATGGCGGCGCCAAGCGAGTCCCGGTCATTTACAAGCACAGGCGGGAGATTGATCGCTTCTACGATCTGCCCCCAGAGATGCACGGCCACCTTCCCGGATGCGTGCGGGCCCGCCTTGGCTCACGCAGTCGAAATGTTCGAGTACGAGTCACATATGACCAAAAGACGAACCAGACCCTGAATAAGATCATCAAGGCGCGTGTGGCAGACATTGACCTGCACATGCCCATGGCCCCGATGGACTGCCGCATAAGCATCAACCTTGAGATGAACTGGGACGGATCTGTCGAGGAGCTAGAGCAGCTGTCGGCGAACAAGTCAGATCGACAACCTGATCGTAACAAGGACCGCTTGAGCTACAAGCAAGGTCACTACCAAATTGATCTAACGCAGGTTACTCATGCCGTCAATGGTCCAGGA AATACCCAACGGATGGACAAGGAACACGAGCTCGAAATCGAGTTGAATCATCTAGCGCTCCTCGACCAAGGACGAAGAGCCATGAGCGGCGCCCCCCACAGATACCAAGAGCTAGTGGAGGGCTTCGTAGACAATGTACGCCTGTTGGCgcgaaaagcaaaagagttTGCTCCTAGACCATGA